From Pseudoalteromonas sp. DL-6, one genomic window encodes:
- the ftsX gene encoding permease-like cell division protein FtsX: MSLLFKSRQNSNDKQKKSVFSGGYFFIINIFRQGVYSLGEMWRTPLASMMTIAVLGLSLTLPATLYLVVKNVQQVSSGFEQASEISLFVKENMSEQETQTLVKRLALYPEIQSVTFISRTEALDEFKEMSGFGQALEYLDSNPLPNVVLVTPTQRHSQPNAAKLLLKKLEAEREVDFGKLDIAWLERLNALLSLLKESVITIALLLLTSVTLIIGNTIRLSIMDKKEEIQVMKLVGATNTFIHAPFLWTGIWYGVIGGLFAFICVALMMWWLSAAVSSVAGVYQTSFTLIGLSLNEFGALVLLATSLGFIGSYLSVNRYISEIEPDKV; the protein is encoded by the coding sequence ATGAGTTTACTATTTAAAAGCCGTCAAAATAGTAATGATAAACAAAAAAAATCAGTATTCTCTGGTGGTTACTTTTTCATTATTAATATTTTTCGCCAAGGTGTGTACAGCCTAGGAGAAATGTGGCGCACGCCATTGGCTTCAATGATGACCATTGCAGTACTCGGTTTGAGTTTAACCTTGCCCGCTACACTATATTTAGTGGTTAAAAATGTGCAGCAAGTGAGTAGTGGTTTTGAGCAAGCCAGCGAAATATCCTTGTTTGTAAAAGAAAATATGAGCGAGCAAGAAACACAAACTTTAGTTAAACGTTTAGCGCTATATCCAGAAATACAAAGTGTGACTTTTATTTCTCGCACTGAGGCTTTGGATGAATTCAAAGAAATGTCTGGGTTTGGTCAGGCTTTAGAATATTTAGATAGCAACCCATTACCGAATGTGGTTTTAGTTACACCAACACAGCGACATAGCCAACCTAATGCGGCTAAGCTATTGCTTAAAAAACTCGAAGCCGAGCGCGAAGTTGACTTTGGTAAGCTTGATATTGCTTGGCTTGAGCGCCTAAATGCATTACTAAGTTTGTTAAAAGAGAGTGTAATCACTATTGCGCTACTATTACTTACCTCAGTGACGCTTATTATAGGCAACACAATTCGTTTATCTATTATGGATAAAAAAGAAGAAATACAGGTAATGAAGCTAGTGGGGGCAACCAATACCTTTATACACGCTCCATTTTTATGGACCGGCATTTGGTATGGCGTGATTGGCGGATTGTTTGCCTTTATTTGTGTAGCATTAATGATGTGGTGGCTATCGGCTGCAGTAAGCAGTGTTGCAGGGGTGTATCAAACCAGTTTTACGCTAATAGGGCTTAGTCTTAATGAGTTTGGCGCGTTGGTATTACTTGCTACTAGTTTAGGTTTTATTGGTTCTTACTTATCGGTTAATCGTTACATCTCAGAAATAGAACCTGATAAGGTTTAG
- a CDS encoding methyl-accepting chemotaxis protein has product MNSYSLKKKILLSVVLALAVIIILLSWNSYTSQKALLLKSSIDNVSQSGKQQAVRIESWLVDRQRIVESVASKVEGNTLNALQQAKLSGDFELTYFGDNQGKMTDSDPNIDRSGYDPRSRPWYKQAQLTSGTVITKPYLDTAFNQLVVSIAKTTQSGVVAGDLSIETLVDSVNTMSLPADGYAIMMHKDGTVIAYKDTKKVMADITHIDSKINHQLILSNSQNSEFTPIYFKDEGREKLVWGENINNTDWQLLFVLDKQTLEAPLISLLVTQLVLVGVALLLSVFAISWLLGVLLAPLSRVSQALSTIADGNGDLTQRISVDTQDEVGVLADSFNRFVSSQHELISHIRQLATDLDFDAEKSLITNQSSVSELQRQQQEVAMVATAVTEMASATHEIAANAENTATASQQSAQSSREGKLLVDKTRNTINSLAGEIDQTTTVIGELSLHAQAISSILTTIQEIAEQTNLLALNAAIEAARAGEQGRGFAVVADEVRVLSRRTQNSTAEIYTTIETLQNTTKKAVSLMDSSKGYANNSVDDVNAAAQALEEITLAVNEISDMAGQIAVAAEEQTQVTNEITRNTVAIKDVTDEITTSATAHLSQAEVLKDRATDLNAKVATFIL; this is encoded by the coding sequence ATGAACTCTTATTCACTAAAGAAAAAGATCTTGCTATCGGTGGTTCTTGCCCTAGCTGTCATCATTATTTTGCTATCGTGGAATAGCTACACCTCTCAAAAAGCGTTACTGTTAAAAAGCAGTATTGATAACGTCAGTCAATCGGGTAAACAGCAGGCAGTACGCATTGAAAGTTGGTTAGTCGATCGACAGCGAATTGTAGAATCAGTAGCTAGCAAAGTTGAGGGCAATACGTTAAACGCACTGCAACAAGCAAAGTTGTCGGGTGATTTTGAGTTGACATACTTTGGTGATAATCAGGGTAAAATGACTGATTCTGATCCTAATATTGACCGAAGCGGCTACGACCCGCGCTCAAGACCATGGTATAAACAAGCACAACTTACAAGTGGTACCGTAATTACTAAACCTTATTTAGATACCGCGTTTAATCAGTTGGTTGTTTCTATTGCTAAAACCACGCAAAGCGGCGTGGTAGCGGGTGATTTATCGATTGAGACCTTAGTCGATAGCGTCAATACAATGTCTTTGCCTGCAGATGGATACGCAATCATGATGCATAAAGATGGCACTGTGATTGCTTATAAAGACACTAAAAAAGTAATGGCAGATATTACGCATATTGACTCGAAAATTAATCACCAATTAATTTTATCTAACAGCCAAAACAGTGAATTTACGCCTATTTATTTTAAAGATGAAGGCCGAGAGAAGCTTGTTTGGGGTGAGAATATTAACAATACTGATTGGCAGCTATTATTTGTACTGGATAAGCAAACCTTAGAGGCACCGCTAATCAGTTTATTAGTAACTCAACTCGTGTTAGTTGGTGTGGCACTTTTATTAAGCGTGTTTGCTATTTCATGGTTATTGGGTGTGTTGCTTGCGCCGTTAAGCCGAGTATCACAAGCATTATCAACAATTGCAGATGGTAACGGTGATTTAACCCAGCGTATTAGTGTTGATACGCAAGACGAGGTTGGGGTACTGGCTGATAGTTTTAATCGCTTTGTAAGCAGCCAGCATGAGCTAATTAGCCATATTCGTCAGCTAGCAACGGATTTGGATTTTGATGCAGAGAAAAGCTTAATCACCAACCAAAGCAGTGTCAGTGAATTGCAGCGACAGCAACAAGAAGTAGCCATGGTTGCCACTGCAGTAACAGAAATGGCGAGTGCAACCCATGAAATTGCTGCTAATGCTGAAAATACTGCGACCGCATCGCAGCAGTCGGCGCAAAGTAGTCGTGAAGGTAAGCTGTTAGTTGATAAAACCAGAAACACGATTAATTCACTGGCGGGCGAAATAGACCAAACTACCACCGTGATTGGTGAGCTAAGCTTGCATGCTCAGGCTATTTCGAGCATTTTGACCACTATTCAAGAAATTGCTGAGCAAACTAATCTCTTAGCACTTAATGCCGCTATAGAGGCTGCACGCGCCGGTGAACAAGGGCGTGGTTTTGCTGTGGTAGCTGATGAGGTTCGTGTGCTATCAAGAAGAACACAAAACTCTACAGCCGAAATTTATACCACCATAGAAACTTTACAAAACACTACTAAAAAAGCCGTGAGCTTGATGGACAGCAGTAAGGGTTATGCCAATAATAGTGTTGATGATGTAAATGCTGCGGCGCAAGCATTAGAAGAAATTACTTTGGCGGTAAATGAAATTTCTGATATGGCGGGTCAAATAGCCGTAGCTGCAGAAGAGCAAACGCAAGTGACCAATGAAATTACTAGAAATACGGTCGCCATTAAAGATGTAACCGATGAAATAACGACCTCAGCTACTGCGCATTTAAGCCAAGCAGAAGTCTTAAAAGACAGAGCTACAGATTTAAATGCCAAAGTAGCGACGTTTATTTTATAA
- the rpsU gene encoding 30S ribosomal protein S21, with protein MPVIKVRENEPFDVALRRFKRSCEKAGILSEVRRREHYEKPTAERKRKKAAAVKRHMKKLSRDNARRVKLY; from the coding sequence ATGCCAGTAATTAAAGTAAGAGAGAACGAACCGTTTGACGTAGCACTTCGTCGCTTCAAGCGTTCATGTGAAAAAGCAGGTATCCTTTCAGAAGTTCGTCGTCGCGAGCACTATGAAAAACCAACAGCTGAGCGTAAGCGTAAAAAAGCAGCTGCTGTAAAACGTCACATGAAAAAACTTTCTCGTGATAACGCTCGTCGCGTTAAATTATACTAA
- a CDS encoding divergent polysaccharide deacetylase family protein — MVLAGLFLALFATSSAVKAKQIAIVIDDIGYHQRDLEFLSLPGQLSYSILPHTPYSQIFATLASQSNKELLLHVPMQALNGKKLGPGALTLNMDKAQLQQTLGNALASLPQVKGVNNHMGSALTQQSQAMKWTMEVLKKRQLYFLDSRTTDLSQAQNAANFLGVENIGRHVFLDNITTPEQLQFRLEELKSKATKYQFAIAIAHPYPETIDFLRHALPQLTEQGFELVPVSQLVERKYVQIAQQQAISLN, encoded by the coding sequence ATGGTGTTAGCTGGGCTTTTTTTAGCCTTATTTGCAACATCGAGTGCTGTTAAAGCCAAACAAATAGCCATAGTGATCGATGACATAGGTTATCATCAACGTGACCTAGAATTCCTGAGTTTACCTGGGCAATTGTCTTATTCAATTTTGCCTCATACTCCCTACTCTCAAATATTTGCAACCCTTGCTAGTCAGTCAAATAAAGAACTCCTGTTGCATGTGCCTATGCAAGCTTTAAATGGTAAAAAGCTGGGCCCTGGGGCGCTCACTTTAAATATGGACAAAGCCCAACTCCAACAAACACTCGGTAATGCGCTGGCTAGTTTGCCACAAGTTAAAGGGGTTAATAACCATATGGGCTCTGCGCTCACTCAGCAAAGCCAAGCAATGAAATGGACTATGGAAGTACTTAAAAAGCGTCAGTTGTATTTTCTTGATAGCCGAACAACCGACTTAAGCCAAGCACAGAATGCAGCTAACTTTTTAGGGGTAGAGAATATTGGTCGGCATGTATTTTTAGATAATATAACGACCCCTGAGCAGCTACAATTTAGGCTAGAAGAACTAAAATCAAAAGCAACTAAGTATCAGTTTGCCATTGCAATAGCGCACCCCTATCCCGAAACCATCGATTTTTTACGCCACGCTTTGCCGCAATTAACCGAGCAAGGATTTGAATTGGTGCCAGTATCACAACTGGTAGAACGTAAGTATGTGCAAATAGCCCAACAACAAGCCATTTCATTAAACTGA
- the ftsY gene encoding signal recognition particle-docking protein FtsY, which yields MAKKSKFMSWLGFGKSDKKQAEADKQQALANEQAEKAEQERLAAEKAEAERLQAEAEAERLEQARIAAEQAEAERLAQEQAEKAEQQIAAEKAEAERLEQEKQAQAQRAAAAEKQAIEQANAELLAKQQADAEQQRQEQAKRLAKQQAQMQLEQERIAAEQAENERLEQQRIAAEQAENERLEQQRIAAEQAENERLEQQRIAAEQAEIERLEQQRIAAEQAENERLEQQRIAAEQAEIERLEQQRIAAEQAENERLEQQRIAAEQAENERLEQQRIAAEQAENERLEQQRIAAEQAENERLEQERIAAEEEAERLEQQRLTAELAEEDAKKVEQPKKEGFFSRLKKGLLKTRVNIGSGFSSIFSGKKIDDELFEELETQLLTADLGVDTTMKLIDNLTDAADRKQLKDGDALYELMKQEMATMLKTAEQPLEIPAEKKPFVILMVGVNGVGKTTTIGKMAKQFQNQGKSVMLAAGDTFRAAAVEQLQVWGERNSIPVIAQHTGADSASVVFDAFQAAKARNVDVLIADTAGRLQNKDNLMQELEKIARVMKKVDPDAPHEVMLTIDAGTGQNAISQVNLFNQCVGLTGITLSKLDGTAKGGVIFAVADKFNIPIRYIGVGESIDDLRTFKSDDFIDALFSQDEDDA from the coding sequence ATGGCAAAAAAAAGTAAATTCATGTCGTGGCTCGGTTTTGGCAAGTCAGATAAAAAACAAGCGGAAGCTGATAAACAACAAGCATTAGCAAACGAGCAGGCAGAAAAAGCCGAACAGGAGCGCTTAGCAGCAGAGAAAGCCGAGGCTGAGCGTTTGCAAGCTGAAGCTGAAGCCGAACGTTTAGAACAAGCCCGAATTGCAGCTGAACAAGCTGAAGCAGAACGTTTAGCGCAAGAGCAAGCTGAAAAAGCCGAACAACAAATAGCTGCTGAAAAAGCAGAGGCGGAACGTTTAGAGCAAGAAAAACAGGCGCAAGCACAACGCGCAGCGGCTGCAGAAAAACAAGCGATTGAACAGGCTAACGCTGAGCTATTAGCCAAACAACAGGCAGATGCAGAGCAACAAAGACAAGAGCAAGCTAAACGCTTAGCTAAACAACAAGCGCAAATGCAGTTAGAGCAAGAGCGTATCGCGGCGGAACAAGCTGAAAATGAGCGTTTAGAGCAACAACGCATTGCAGCAGAGCAAGCTGAGAATGAGCGTTTAGAACAACAGCGTATTGCAGCAGAGCAAGCTGAAAATGAGCGTTTAGAGCAACAACGCATTGCAGCAGAGCAAGCTGAAATTGAGCGTTTAGAGCAACAACGCATTGCGGCTGAACAGGCAGAGAATGAACGCTTAGAGCAACAACGCATTGCAGCAGAGCAAGCTGAAATTGAGCGTTTAGAGCAACAACGCATTGCGGCTGAACAGGCAGAGAATGAACGCTTAGAGCAACAACGCATTGCAGCAGAGCAGGCTGAGAATGAACGCTTAGAGCAACAACGCATTGCAGCAGAACAAGCTGAGAATGAACGTTTAGAGCAACAGCGCATTGCAGCAGAACAAGCTGAGAATGAGCGTTTAGAGCAAGAACGCATTGCGGCTGAAGAAGAGGCTGAACGCTTAGAGCAACAGCGACTGACTGCAGAGCTTGCAGAGGAAGATGCAAAAAAAGTTGAACAGCCTAAAAAAGAAGGCTTTTTCTCTCGTCTTAAAAAAGGTTTACTTAAAACTCGCGTTAATATTGGCTCTGGTTTTTCGTCTATTTTTAGCGGTAAAAAAATTGATGACGAGTTATTTGAAGAGCTAGAAACTCAGTTACTTACAGCTGATCTTGGGGTTGATACCACCATGAAGCTCATTGATAACTTGACTGATGCTGCTGATCGCAAGCAACTTAAAGATGGTGATGCCCTTTATGAGCTTATGAAACAAGAAATGGCAACTATGCTCAAAACAGCAGAGCAGCCTTTAGAAATACCAGCAGAGAAAAAACCTTTTGTTATCCTTATGGTAGGTGTAAACGGCGTAGGTAAAACCACCACCATTGGTAAAATGGCCAAACAATTTCAAAACCAAGGTAAGTCGGTCATGCTTGCTGCAGGTGATACCTTTAGAGCTGCAGCGGTAGAGCAGCTTCAAGTATGGGGTGAACGCAACAGCATTCCGGTAATAGCTCAACATACGGGTGCTGATAGTGCATCGGTAGTATTTGATGCTTTTCAAGCTGCAAAAGCACGTAATGTCGATGTGTTAATTGCTGATACAGCAGGGCGCTTGCAAAATAAAGATAACTTAATGCAAGAGCTTGAAAAAATAGCCCGTGTTATGAAAAAAGTAGACCCTGATGCACCGCATGAGGTGATGCTGACTATTGATGCTGGTACCGGCCAAAATGCAATTAGCCAAGTAAACTTATTTAATCAATGCGTAGGTTTAACGGGTATCACACTATCAAAACTCGATGGTACTGCTAAAGGCGGAGTTATTTTTGCCGTTGCCGATAAGTTTAATATTCCTATTCGTTACATTGGCGTAGGTGAAAGTATTGATGATTTACGTACCTTCAAGAGCGATGACTTTATTGACGCGCTATTTAGTCAAGATGAGGACGACGCTTAA
- the rsmD gene encoding 16S rRNA (guanine(966)-N(2))-methyltransferase RsmD: MRKKTTQNNTSHKSADGVIRIISGQFRGRKLSVKDVQGLRPTTDRIKETVFNWLMHDTRDARTLDCFAGSGGLGFEALSRFAKNTTFIELDALAAKQLMQNIATLNAQNAQVLNTNTLTFLESKNTSEAFNLVFIDPPFRKNLAQSCCDLLENNQWLESDALIYVEVETELTSFKAPSNWLLIKEKKAGQVFCRLYQRHIN, encoded by the coding sequence ATGAGAAAAAAAACCACACAAAATAACACCAGCCATAAATCAGCCGATGGCGTTATTAGAATCATTAGCGGCCAATTTCGCGGTCGTAAACTGTCAGTAAAAGATGTCCAAGGCCTGCGCCCCACAACCGACAGAATAAAAGAAACAGTATTTAATTGGTTAATGCACGATACCCGCGATGCGCGCACTCTCGATTGCTTTGCCGGTTCCGGTGGTTTAGGATTCGAAGCGCTATCTCGCTTTGCTAAAAACACCACGTTTATAGAACTTGATGCGTTAGCAGCAAAACAACTCATGCAAAATATTGCCACGCTGAATGCGCAAAATGCACAGGTACTCAATACTAATACCTTGACCTTTCTTGAGAGTAAAAACACCAGTGAGGCATTTAATTTAGTTTTTATTGACCCGCCATTTCGTAAAAATTTGGCTCAATCATGCTGTGATTTATTAGAAAATAATCAATGGCTCGAGTCAGACGCTCTGATATACGTTGAGGTAGAAACAGAATTAACTTCGTTTAAAGCACCTAGTAACTGGTTGTTAATAAAAGAGAAAAAAGCTGGTCAAGTTTTTTGTAGGCTGTACCAACGCCATATAAATTAA
- the ftsE gene encoding cell division ATP-binding protein FtsE: protein MINFQQVSKTYTGGHRALEKVNFHIKPGELAFLTGHSGAGKSTLLKLISLMERPSAGNVFINGVDLNKLNSRQIPYARRDIGIIFQNHRLLERYTVFDNVALPLIIEGTHHKQVAKRVHGALDKVGLLDKVRCHPSTLSGGEQQRVGIARAIVNSPPILLADEPTGNLDPELSMEILRLFEDFNRHGTTVLIATHDLGLVSRMKYRSLTLHDGRMSQDPLAEGIL, encoded by the coding sequence ATGATAAATTTTCAGCAAGTAAGTAAAACCTATACCGGTGGGCACCGCGCGCTTGAAAAAGTGAACTTTCATATAAAGCCTGGTGAATTGGCCTTTTTAACAGGCCACAGTGGTGCCGGTAAAAGTACACTGTTAAAGCTTATAAGCTTGATGGAACGCCCTTCTGCGGGCAATGTGTTTATCAATGGCGTGGATTTAAATAAATTAAATTCGCGTCAAATTCCTTATGCACGTCGTGATATTGGTATTATTTTTCAAAATCATCGGTTATTAGAGCGATATACGGTATTTGATAACGTTGCTTTGCCCTTAATTATTGAAGGGACTCACCACAAGCAGGTTGCCAAACGTGTACATGGCGCGCTCGATAAAGTGGGCTTGTTAGATAAAGTTCGCTGTCACCCCTCAACACTTTCTGGCGGTGAGCAACAACGAGTAGGGATTGCACGAGCCATCGTCAATTCTCCACCTATATTGCTAGCCGATGAACCTACCGGTAACTTAGACCCTGAATTATCAATGGAAATATTACGCCTGTTTGAAGACTTTAATAGACATGGCACCACGGTTTTAATTGCCACCCATGATTTAGGCTTGGTGTCGCGAATGAAGTACCGTAGCTTAACGCTTCATGATGGGCGCATGAGCCAAGATCCATTGGCTGAGGGGATATTATGA
- the rpoH gene encoding RNA polymerase sigma factor RpoH: MSKDLYAMALTVGQQSASMDGYLQAVSTIPMLKVEQEQELAKRLQEEGDLSAAKQLIMSHLRFVAHIAKSYSGYGLPQADLIQEGNIGLMKAVKRFDPSVGVRLVSFAVHWIKAEIHEFVLKNWRIVKVATTKAQRKLFFNLRKNKKRLGWFNQAEVSTVASELGVSEKEVREMESRMSGQDMGFDLTGDDNDDAPTSTYSPVQYLTDGSADLADDIEQQQWQEQSHTRLFSALKTLDERSQDIVSARWLSDDKATLQELAEKYSVSAERVRQLEKTAMKKLQSAMS; encoded by the coding sequence ATGAGTAAAGATTTATACGCAATGGCACTTACAGTTGGGCAACAAAGCGCAAGTATGGATGGCTACCTTCAAGCTGTTAGTACTATTCCTATGCTTAAAGTTGAGCAAGAGCAGGAACTTGCAAAAAGACTTCAGGAAGAAGGCGATCTTAGTGCTGCAAAGCAACTCATTATGTCGCATTTGCGCTTTGTAGCGCACATAGCTAAAAGCTACTCGGGTTACGGGTTACCACAAGCTGATTTGATTCAAGAAGGTAACATCGGACTAATGAAAGCAGTAAAACGTTTTGACCCATCAGTGGGTGTACGTTTGGTTTCATTTGCGGTTCATTGGATCAAAGCTGAAATCCATGAATTTGTGCTTAAAAACTGGCGTATCGTTAAAGTAGCGACGACCAAAGCACAGCGTAAATTGTTTTTTAATTTACGTAAAAATAAAAAGCGTTTAGGTTGGTTTAACCAAGCTGAAGTGAGCACAGTAGCGAGTGAGCTAGGTGTGAGTGAAAAAGAAGTGCGTGAAATGGAGTCGCGTATGAGCGGCCAAGACATGGGCTTTGATTTAACTGGCGACGATAATGATGACGCGCCAACCAGCACTTACTCACCGGTGCAATACTTAACCGATGGTTCTGCTGATTTAGCTGACGACATTGAACAACAGCAATGGCAAGAACAGTCGCATACGCGTTTATTTAGCGCCTTGAAAACACTCGATGAGCGCTCTCAAGATATCGTTAGTGCACGTTGGCTGTCAGACGATAAAGCAACACTGCAAGAGCTGGCTGAAAAGTACAGCGTATCAGCTGAGCGTGTTCGCCAGCTAGAAAAAACAGCAATGAAAAAATTACAAAGCGCGATGAGTTAA
- the dnaG gene encoding DNA primase, producing the protein MAGKIPRNFIDDLLARTDIVDLIDSKVGLKKAGKDYQACCPFHNEKSPSFTVSQDKQFYHCFGCGANGNAISFVMEYDKLEFVDAIEELASLLNLDVPREQGSSNGPERTAAQKRSDYDLMLHAARFYQHQLKHHSNSEAVIDYVKGRGLSGATVKKFMMGYAPSEWEGLCQQLGRNQEQKEQLVELKLASEKTPGKQFDFFRDRLMFPIRDKRGRVIAFGGRVMQADQGPKYLNSPETRIFHKGFELYGLYEAKQAHKKLDHVLIVEGYMDVVALAEQGIEYAVAALGTATTSEHMHTLFRTTDKVICCYDGDRAGKDAAWRALENALPYLNDGKALHFVFLPDGEDPDSLVQQEGKEAFEQRLENADDFTKVLFNKLSKEIDLTLDSGKAKLLSAALPLIEKIPSEFYQENILEQLGRLIGRTREQLNNHLKTPKQQQAIERKFKITPMRQAIGILIQHPNLAKSVPYLPDLAQMNIAGIGLLLRLQHQALQKDGITTAQILESFRDTDDYEPLTKLATWQHQINEERLETVFQNTFKFIEDQCLNYRLETLLIKDKTQGLNSDERLECHLLMTALKTTNG; encoded by the coding sequence ATGGCTGGAAAGATCCCACGCAACTTTATCGATGATTTATTGGCACGAACCGATATTGTCGACCTGATTGACTCAAAGGTAGGGTTGAAAAAAGCGGGCAAAGACTATCAAGCTTGCTGTCCTTTTCACAATGAAAAATCGCCTTCATTTACCGTATCGCAAGATAAACAGTTTTATCATTGCTTTGGCTGTGGCGCTAACGGCAACGCTATTTCTTTTGTTATGGAGTATGACAAACTCGAGTTTGTTGATGCAATTGAAGAACTAGCCAGTTTACTTAACCTTGATGTTCCTCGCGAGCAAGGAAGCAGTAATGGACCAGAACGCACAGCGGCACAAAAACGTTCAGACTACGATTTAATGCTCCATGCAGCACGCTTTTATCAGCATCAGCTAAAACATCACAGTAACTCTGAAGCGGTAATCGATTACGTTAAAGGTCGCGGCTTAAGTGGCGCAACAGTTAAAAAGTTTATGATGGGTTATGCGCCCAGCGAATGGGAAGGTCTGTGCCAACAACTAGGGCGAAACCAAGAACAAAAAGAGCAATTAGTTGAGCTAAAACTCGCATCAGAGAAAACCCCAGGTAAACAGTTCGACTTTTTCCGTGATCGCTTAATGTTCCCTATTCGTGATAAACGCGGCCGCGTTATCGCTTTTGGTGGGAGAGTAATGCAAGCGGATCAAGGGCCTAAATATTTAAACTCTCCGGAGACGCGCATATTTCATAAGGGCTTTGAACTCTATGGGCTTTATGAAGCTAAACAAGCGCACAAAAAGCTTGACCATGTACTGATTGTAGAAGGTTACATGGACGTAGTCGCGCTGGCAGAACAAGGTATTGAATATGCCGTAGCAGCCCTTGGCACAGCGACAACTAGCGAGCATATGCACACTTTATTTAGAACCACTGACAAAGTTATTTGTTGCTACGATGGTGACCGTGCAGGTAAAGATGCTGCGTGGCGTGCACTGGAAAATGCACTTCCTTACTTAAACGATGGTAAAGCACTGCATTTTGTATTTTTACCCGATGGTGAAGACCCTGATTCACTTGTACAACAAGAAGGTAAAGAGGCTTTTGAGCAGCGCCTTGAAAACGCCGATGACTTCACTAAAGTGCTGTTTAATAAACTAAGTAAAGAGATTGATTTAACGCTTGATTCCGGTAAAGCTAAGCTACTTAGTGCAGCATTGCCATTAATTGAAAAGATCCCAAGTGAGTTCTATCAAGAAAATATCCTAGAGCAGTTAGGCCGATTAATTGGTCGCACCCGTGAGCAACTTAATAATCACTTAAAAACGCCAAAACAACAGCAAGCAATTGAACGCAAATTTAAAATTACCCCCATGCGCCAAGCGATAGGTATTTTAATTCAGCATCCTAATTTGGCGAAAAGCGTGCCCTACTTGCCTGATTTAGCACAAATGAATATAGCGGGTATTGGCTTATTATTGCGCCTGCAACATCAAGCATTACAAAAAGACGGCATTACCACTGCACAAATTCTCGAATCATTTAGAGATACTGATGACTATGAGCCACTAACTAAGTTAGCGACATGGCAACATCAAATAAATGAAGAGCGTTTAGAGACTGTTTTTCAAAATACTTTTAAATTTATTGAAGATCAGTGTTTAAATTATCGACTAGAGACCCTATTAATAAAAGACAAGACACAGGGCTTAAATAGCGATGAACGACTAGAATGTCATTTGCTAATGACAGCGTTAAAAACGACTAACGGCTAG
- a CDS encoding GatB/YqeY domain-containing protein, giving the protein MSLLITLKDAQKDAMRAKDKQRLNPIRMVLAAIKQREIDEQITLDDAGITSVIVKLVKQRRDSYTQYKDAGRDDLAEIEANEITALEAFLPQQLSEEEIIALIDAAIADTNAAGMQDMGKVMGIIKSKAEGRADMGKISGLIKQRLTA; this is encoded by the coding sequence ATGAGCCTTTTAATAACGCTAAAAGATGCGCAAAAAGATGCGATGAGAGCCAAAGACAAACAACGTCTTAACCCTATTCGTATGGTACTTGCTGCAATCAAGCAACGTGAAATTGACGAGCAAATAACACTAGACGACGCAGGTATTACCTCCGTTATAGTGAAGCTTGTTAAACAACGTCGCGACTCTTACACTCAGTACAAAGATGCTGGGCGTGATGATTTAGCTGAAATTGAAGCCAATGAAATTACAGCACTTGAAGCTTTTTTACCTCAACAACTGAGTGAAGAAGAAATCATTGCTCTCATTGACGCGGCTATTGCTGATACTAACGCAGCAGGTATGCAAGACATGGGTAAAGTAATGGGTATAATCAAAAGCAAAGCCGAAGGTCGTGCCGATATGGGCAAAATCTCAGGTTTAATTAAGCAACGATTAACTGCCTAA